The Thalassophryne amazonica chromosome 6, fThaAma1.1, whole genome shotgun sequence genome includes a region encoding these proteins:
- the si:ch73-233m11.2 gene encoding NACHT, LRR and PYD domains-containing protein 12 gives MDKDALLAHMLKSKDTSSLLGGQEPIEVIRNNKYINLLTFGAKLKDENVEDDLLSLNRAIQILLADQIKTVILLGSEGTGKTTALWKLAVDWAKGEDFQNFSYVFHFRFRELNSLHESLNLEMLLHHHSHVTEESMPIILQKPENVLFMFDELDQYSHLLDPSVHNLCSNPSQPVSVSCLVASLLHGSLLKGAIFVVATRLMESFCFQSDTTLELFGFQKPQREAFFTAFFPEPAAANKALANFERTVGFYDFCSSPRFCWTVCSIYKSLMDAGKTLPETLSQLCIEILFYLIQMFSKKVTYARELVMALGRMASHCLIHQCSTCTIEEMKSFGFQQFLAPPFSVDAFLYVDTDLNSSERVFSFQSRLFQEFLLAVSLFLDKSLCEGMESILQKHEGHVKFVDFFLSGLSEPIQRRPLETLMGEFSSDRIVDFKTWFKSSSHKILRGYSMEEHLHCFHLLLQSQNKSLVKEIIISSARIGMSYGDLSFTDCVALNYVVLCLGQMEQLNLYGARDFTEEKALILAPAMSVSHKIILSSSSLSSGAVAHVASALSKGITKDLDLSSSHLGDAKLKILCTGLRDCKLHKLNVQACELTEECCEDLRSALTSGTSQLCVLNMMFNEIGDQGFTKLCQVLHSPQCKLQELELHSCKLTAASMDVLSAALCSGQSQLRKVNLTCNNIGDGGVKALSKSLQHPNCKLESLILFDNQLTGGCCPHLMESLQSEHCSLLELDLSVNDLGQEGAMLLCQALGTPTCQIVKLGLVRCKLTQLIFKELGLLLRSRTFPLKSLSVGLNKVGDQGVKHLWDAIAHPSCLLEELDVEMTGLTDACVEDVCAAIRASKYLKNVEMRNNSLTDASVQQLVHVMQDSSNMLEMTLKYNDFSEEALEILDECSKIRY, from the exons ATGGACAAAGATGCTTTGCTGGCTCATATGCTGAAGTCAAAGGACACGTCCTCTCTTCTTGGAGGCCAGGAGCCTATCGAGGTGATAcgtaacaataagtacatcaacCTGTTGACCTTTGGAGCAAAGCTGAAGGACGAGAAtgttgaagatgacttgctgtcCCTTAATCGTGCCATCCAAATTCTTCTTGCTGATCAAATCAAAACGGTTATACTGCTCGGGTCAGAAGGAACAGGTAAAACAACAGCTTTGTGGAAGCTAGCTGTGGATTGGGCAAAAGGTGAAGACTTTCAAAACTTTTCTTATGTCTTCCATTTCCGATTCAGGGAATTAAATTCTCTTCATGAGAGCCTTAATTTGGAGATGTTGTTGCACCATCACAGTCATGTCACTGAAGAATCCATGCCCATAATTCTGCAGAAACCTGAGAATGTGTTGTTCATGTTTGATGAGCTAGACCAGTACAGTCACCTCCTGGACCCATCCGTCCACAACTTGTGTTCCAACCCGAGTCAGCCAGTTTCTGTGTCCTGTTTAGTGGCCAGTCTGCTTCATGGTTCATTGCTAAAAGGTGCTATATTTGTGGTGGCAACCAGGCTGATGGAATCTTTCTGCTTCCAGAGTGACACCACCTTAGAACTTTTTGGATTTCAGAAGCCCCAAAGGGAGGCTTTCTTTACTGCATTTTTTCCTGAGCCAGCTGCTGCCAACAAAGCATTGGCAAACTTTGAGAGAACAGTAGGTTTTTACGATTTTTGTTCCTCCCCCAGATTTTGTTGGACAGTTTGTTCCATCTACAAGTCTCTGATGGATGCAGGAAAAACATTGCCTGAAACATTATCTCAACTGTGCATCGAGATCCTCTTTTACCTGATTCAGATGTTCTCAAAGAAAGTAACGTATGCCAGAGAGCTGGTAATGGCTCTTGGTAGGATGGCTTCTCATTGCTTGATTCACCAGTGTTCGACCTGCACCATAGAGGAAATGAAGTCCTTTGGCTTTCAGCAATTTCTTGCCCCTCCATTCTCAGTGGATGCTTTCTTATATGTTGACACTGATCTCAACTCAAGTGAAAGGGTTTTCTCCTTCCAATCACGACTATTTCAGGAGTTCCTCTTGGCTGTCTCTTTATTTTTGGACAAGTCATTGTGTGAAGGTATGGAGAGCATATTACAAAAGCATGAAGGCCATGTAAAGTTTGTTGACTTCTTCTTGTCTGGACTCTCTGAACCAATTCAGCGAAGGCCATTAGAGACCCTCATGGGGGAGTTCAGCTCTGACCGGATTGTGGATttcaaaacctggtttaaaagCAGCTCACACAAGATACTACGGGGATACTCCATGGAGGAACATCTCCACTGCTTCCATTTACTTCTTCAAAGTCAGAATAAAAGTCTGGTGAAAGAAATCATCATCTCCTCAGCACGTATTGGCATGAGCTACGGGGATCTGAGCTTCACTGACTGTGTGGCACTGAATTACGTCGTGCTATGCCTCGGACAGATGGAACAGTTGAATCTATACGGTGCAAGGGATTTCACTGAGGAGAAAGCATTGATTCTGGCTCCAGCTATGAGCGTGTCACACAAGATAAT ATTATCAAGCAGCTCTTTAAGTAGCGGTGCTGTCGCTCATGTGGCTTCAGCTCTCAGTAAAGGAATCACCAAGGATCTGGATCTCTCCTCTTCCCACCTGGGTGATGCAAAGCTCAAAATCCTCTGCACTggactcagagactgcaagctccaCAAATTAAA TGTTCAAGCATGTGAACTGACAGAGGAGTGCTGTGAAGATTTGAGATCTGCCCTCACCTCTGGAACCTCTCAGTTATGTGTGCTGAACATGATGTTTAATGAGATTGGGGACCAAGGTTTCACAAAACTGTGTCAAGTACTGCACAGTCCTCAATGCAAACTACAGGAGCTTGA GCTACACTCCTGCAAGTTGACTGCAGCATCCATGGATGTTTTGTCAGCAGCTTTGTGTTCTGGCCAGTCACAACTGCGAAAAGTCAACCTGACATGCAATAACATTGGCGACGGTGGGGTGAAGGCTTTATCCAAATCCCTGCAACATCCAAACTGTAAACTGGAGAGCCTCAT ATTGTTTGATAATCAGCTGACAGGTGGCTGTTGCCCACATTTGATGGAGTCCTTGCAGTCGGAGCACTGCTCACTGCTGGAACTGGATCTGTCAGTGAATGATTTGGGCCAGGAGGGGGCGATGCTTCTCTGCCAAGCCCTCGGCACACCCACATGTCAAATTGTGAAACTTGG CCTGGTACGGTGCAAATTAACCCAGTTAATCTTCAAGGAACTTGGCTTATTGCTCAGAAGTCGGACATTTCCACTGaagtccttatctgtgggactaAATAAAGTAGGAGACCAAGGGGTCAAACATCTTTGGGATGCTATAGCACATCCGAGCTGTCTTTTAGAGGAACTGGA TGTCGAAATGACCGGTTTGACCGACGCTTGTGTTGAGGATGTGTGTGCTGCCATAAGAGCCAGTAAGTATTTGAAGAACGTGGAAATGAGAAACAACTCATTGACCGATGCGTCTGTCCAACAACTTGTCCATGTCATGCAGGACAGCAGCAACATGCTGGAGATGAC CCTGAAGTACAACGACTTTTCTGAAGAAGCCTTGGAAATACTGGATGAATGTAGTAAAATAAGATACTGA